A region of Arabidopsis thaliana chromosome 5, partial sequence DNA encodes the following proteins:
- a CDS encoding U6 snRNA phosphodiesterase-like protein (unknown protein; FUNCTIONS IN: molecular_function unknown; INVOLVED IN: biological_process unknown; LOCATED IN: cellular_component unknown; EXPRESSED IN: 24 plant structures; EXPRESSED DURING: 15 growth stages; CONTAINS InterPro DOMAIN/s: Uncharacterised protein family UPF0406 (InterPro:IPR019146); Has 166 Blast hits to 166 proteins in 77 species: Archae - 0; Bacteria - 0; Metazoa - 100; Fungi - 19; Plants - 35; Viruses - 0; Other Eukaryotes - 12 (source: NCBI BLink).) yields MEALRASYGDSSSDSDTDDLSPASPVTANSGEKDSISLPPPPLALLDSIVSTGSLDFFSTEPGVRVRNFPHVDGNYALHVYVPVCIPPLPKKEIVCFLKKVASVVPHLHLVEADVPLSILCKDDQKFERALGREFHISLGRNVPLRVHQINSVISMLRQKLQLQKRYLIDFNKWEVFVNDDHTRSFLSLEITTSGLSEVLSKLMLLMKFTSSTICRSSTRIRGRIYPWSGRWVILELP; encoded by the exons ATGGAAGCATTGAGAGCGTCCTACGGCGACTCTTCATCGGATTCCGATACCGATGATCTTTCTCCGGCGAGTCCCGTTACTGCAAATTCTGGAGAGAAAGATTCGATTTCCTTGCCTCCTCCACCGCTTGCGCTTCTCGATTCCATTGTATCCACAG GTTCACTGGATTTCTTCTCAACAGAGCCTGGAGTTCGTGTAAGAAACTTTCCTCATGTCGATGGAAATTACGCTTTGCACGTTTACGTACCTG TTTGTATACCTCCACTGCCAAAGAAGGAGattgtatgttttttaaaGAAGGTTGCATCAGTTGTTCCTCATCTTCATTTGGTAGAGGCTGATGTGCCACTCAGCATTCTATGCAAGGATGATCAGAAGTTTGAGCGTGCCTTGGGGAGAGAGTTCCACATAAGCTTAGGAAGAAACGTTCCACTACGTGTTCATCAGATTAACTCGGTGATTTCTATGCTTCGGCAAAAGCTTCAGTTGCAGAAGAG ATACTTGATAGATTTCAATAAGTGGGAAGTCTTTGTGAATGATGACCATACTCGCTCTTTCCTTTCTTTGGAAATCACTACTTCAGGACTATCCGAGGTAT TAAGCAAATTGATGCTGTTAATGAAGTTTACAAGCTCCACAATCTGCCGGAGTTCTACAAG gatCCGCGGCCGCATATATCCTTGGTCTGGGCGTTGGGTGATATTAGAACTTCCCTAA
- a CDS encoding U6 snRNA phosphodiesterase-like protein has protein sequence MKCITCLSLSLIVYFVFGILVCIPPLPKKEIVCFLKKVASVVPHLHLVEADVPLSILCKDDQKFERALGREFHISLGRNVPLRVHQINSVISMLRQKLQLQKRYLIDFNKWEVFVNDDHTRSFLSLEITTSGLSEISKQIDAVNEVYKLHNLPEFYKDPRPHISLVWALGDIRTSLKGAVDVELRKLRAGGCVQNRIFTSKFCGIECKIGNKTHKICKLPDE, from the exons ATGAAGTGTATCacttgtctttctctttcactcattgtttattttgtttttgggattCTAGTTTGTATACCTCCACTGCCAAAGAAGGAGattgtatgttttttaaaGAAGGTTGCATCAGTTGTTCCTCATCTTCATTTGGTAGAGGCTGATGTGCCACTCAGCATTCTATGCAAGGATGATCAGAAGTTTGAGCGTGCCTTGGGGAGAGAGTTCCACATAAGCTTAGGAAGAAACGTTCCACTACGTGTTCATCAGATTAACTCGGTGATTTCTATGCTTCGGCAAAAGCTTCAGTTGCAGAAGAG ATACTTGATAGATTTCAATAAGTGGGAAGTCTTTGTGAATGATGACCATACTCGCTCTTTCCTTTCTTTGGAAATCACTACTTCAGGACTATCCGAG ATAAGTAAGCAAATTGATGCTGTTAATGAAGTTTACAAGCTCCACAATCTGCCGGAGTTCTACAAG gatCCGCGGCCGCATATATCCTTGGTCTGGGCGTTGGGTGATATTAGAACTTCCCTAAAGGGAGCTGTTGACGTGGAACTTAGGAAGCTTAGAGCAGGTGGTTGTGTGCAGAATCGTATCTTCACCTCTAAGTTTTGTGGGATCGAGTGTAAGataggaaacaaaacacacaaaatatgTAAACTCCCagatgaataa
- a CDS encoding U6 snRNA phosphodiesterase-like protein, protein MEALRASYGDSSSDSDTDDLSPASPVTANSGEKDSISLPPPPLALLDSIVSTGSLDFFSTEPGVRVRNFPHVDGNYALHVYVPEADVPLSILCKDDQKFERALGREFHISLGRNVPLRVHQINSVISMLRQKLQLQKRYLIDFNKWEVFVNDDHTRSFLSLEITTSGLSEISKQIDAVNEVYKLHNLPEFYKDPRPHISLVWALGDIRTSLKGAVDVELRKLRAGGCVQNRIFTSKFCGIECKIGNKTHKICKLPDE, encoded by the exons ATGGAAGCATTGAGAGCGTCCTACGGCGACTCTTCATCGGATTCCGATACCGATGATCTTTCTCCGGCGAGTCCCGTTACTGCAAATTCTGGAGAGAAAGATTCGATTTCCTTGCCTCCTCCACCGCTTGCGCTTCTCGATTCCATTGTATCCACAG GTTCACTGGATTTCTTCTCAACAGAGCCTGGAGTTCGTGTAAGAAACTTTCCTCATGTCGATGGAAATTACGCTTTGCACGTTTACGTACCTG AGGCTGATGTGCCACTCAGCATTCTATGCAAGGATGATCAGAAGTTTGAGCGTGCCTTGGGGAGAGAGTTCCACATAAGCTTAGGAAGAAACGTTCCACTACGTGTTCATCAGATTAACTCGGTGATTTCTATGCTTCGGCAAAAGCTTCAGTTGCAGAAGAG ATACTTGATAGATTTCAATAAGTGGGAAGTCTTTGTGAATGATGACCATACTCGCTCTTTCCTTTCTTTGGAAATCACTACTTCAGGACTATCCGAG ATAAGTAAGCAAATTGATGCTGTTAATGAAGTTTACAAGCTCCACAATCTGCCGGAGTTCTACAAG gatCCGCGGCCGCATATATCCTTGGTCTGGGCGTTGGGTGATATTAGAACTTCCCTAAAGGGAGCTGTTGACGTGGAACTTAGGAAGCTTAGAGCAGGTGGTTGTGTGCAGAATCGTATCTTCACCTCTAAGTTTTGTGGGATCGAGTGTAAGataggaaacaaaacacacaaaatatgTAAACTCCCagatgaataa